In one window of Zingiber officinale cultivar Zhangliang chromosome 11A, Zo_v1.1, whole genome shotgun sequence DNA:
- the LOC122031966 gene encoding CASP-like protein 2B1: protein MMPAEGVSPGNVAVYNAGSKLKAVDRRLKAAELALRCAICGFGVLAAALIGSNTQVREFFSVEKKAKFTDMKALVFLVAVNGMAAGYSLIQGARCASSMVKGAVLLNKALALAIFSFDQAMAYLALAAVASAAQSAELGKFGQPELQWMKICSLYGRFCSRVGEGIASALLACLCMVTVSSMSAFNLFRLYGKSKGGKNSNTSW from the exons ATGATGCCCGCGGAAGGGGTCAGCCCAGGTAACGTGGCCGTGTACAACGCGGGCAGCAAGCTGAAGGCCGTGGACAGGAGACTGAAGGCGGCAGAGCTTGCCCTGAGATGTGCGATTTGTGGTTTTGGGGTTCTGGCTGCTGCCCTGATAGGGTCCAACACCCAGGTCAGGGAGTTCTTCTCGGTGGAGAAGAAGGCCAAATTCACCGACATGAAAGCTCTTGT GTTCTTGGTGGCAGTTAATGGAATGGCCGCCGGCTATAGCCTGATCCAGGGAGCGAGGTGTGCGTCGAGCATGGTCAAGGGAGCTGTCCTCTTGAACAAGGCCCTGGCTTTGGCCATCTTCTCTTTCGATCAG GCAATGGCATATCTGGCCTTGGCCGCGGTCGCCTCGGCGGCGCAATCGGCAGAGCTCGGGAAATTCGGGCAGCCGGAACTGCAATGGATGAAGATATGCAGCCTTTACGGGAGGTTCTGCAGCAGGGTAGGGGAGGGCATTGCGAGTGCCCTCCTGGCCTGCCTCTGCATGGTCACCGTTTCCTCCATGTCTGCCTTCAACCTGTTTCGCTTGTATGGAAAATCCAAAGGCGGCAAGAACAGCAACACAAGTTGGTAA